The following are from one region of the Littorina saxatilis isolate snail1 linkage group LG2, US_GU_Lsax_2.0, whole genome shotgun sequence genome:
- the LOC138954259 gene encoding golgin subfamily A member 6-like protein 22 yields MRSIPGEITWYCSMCGTNSPENMIQCQRRTRRQNQENKETKSGEQGEKIRRTRRENQENKETKSGEHGDKIRRTRRQNQENTETKSGEQGDKIKRTRRQNQENTETKSGEQGDKIKRTRRQNQENKETKSGEQGDKIRRTRRQNQENTETKSGEHGDKIKRTRRQNQENTETKSGEHGDKIRRTRRQNQENKETKSGEQGRQNQENTETKSGEHGDKIRRTRRQNQENTETKSGEHGDKIRRTRRQNQENKETKSGEQGDKIRRTRRQNQENTETKSGEQGDKIRRTRRQNQENTETKSGEQGDKIRRTRRQNKENEETKSGEQGDKIRRTRRQNQENTETKSGEQGDKIRRTRRQNQENTETK; encoded by the exons atgcgttctatcccgggggaaATCACTTGGTACTGCtccatgtgtggcaccaactcccccgagaacatgatacagtgccagag GAGAACACGGAGACAAAATCAGGAGAACAAGGAGACAAAATCAGGAGAACAAGGAGAGAAAATCAGGAGAACAAGGAGAGAAAATCAGGAGAACAAGGAGACAAAATCAGGAGAACACGGAGACAAAATCAGGAGAACACGGAGACAAAATCAGGAGAACACGGAGACAAAATCAGGAGAACAAGGAGACAAAATCAAGAGAACACGGAGACAAAATCAGGAGAACACGGAGACAAAATCAGGAGAACAAGGAGACAAAATCAAGAGAACAAGGAGACAAAATCAGGAGAACAAGGAGACAAAATCAGGAGAACAAGGAGACAAAATCAGGAGAACACGGAGACAAAATCAGGAGAACACGGAGACAAAATCAGGAGAACACGGAGACAAAATCAAGAGAACAAGGAGACAAAATCAGGAGAACACGGAGACAAAATCAGGAGAACACGGAGACAAAATCAGGAGAACAAGGAGACAAAATCAGGAGAACAAGGAGACAAAATCAGGAGAACAAGGGAGACAAAATCAGGAGAACACGGAGACAAAATCAGGAGAACACGGAGACAAAATAAGGAGAACAAGGAGACAAAATCAGGAGAACACGGAGACAAAATCAGGAGAACACGGAGACAAAATAAGGAGAACACGGAGACAAAATCAGGAGAACAAGGAGACAAAATCAGGAGAACAAGGAGACAAAATCAGGAGAACAAGGAGACAAAATCAGGAGAACACGGAGACAAAATCAGGAGAACAAGGAGACAAAATAAGGAGAACACGGAGACAAAATCAGGAGAACACGGAGACAAAATCAGGAGAACAAGGAGACAAAATCAGGAGAACAAGGAGACAAAATAAGGAGAACGAGGAGACAAAATCAGGAGAACAAGGAGACAAAATCAGGAGAACTAGGAGACAAAATCAGGAGAACACGGAGACAAAATCAGGAGAACAAGGAGACAAAATCAGGAGAACACGGAGACAAAATCAGGAGAACACGGAGACAAAATAA
- the LOC138959721 gene encoding protein dimmed-like produces the protein MKSRDMDISPTDELPPDSAKWEDRLHDTHTSDYGNTRGKRGHVKRGDNPSSPSDSGGSSNSEGMTEKKARTSKRVARRRKGVSARERNVRRLESNERERMRMHSLNDAFQDLREVIPHVNLDRKLSKIETLTLAKNYIKALTNVICEIRGENAPYRLPAVKDNLQPAKSGDEASDNEDNEDNEDNEDNEDESMSVESLHHHPSSASSSSSSSFSHLDHSSSLVADSDNQ, from the coding sequence ATGAAATCACGAGACATGGACATCTCACCGACAGACGAGCTGCCTCCAGACAGCGCCAAATGGGAGGACCGCCTGCACGACACTCACACCAGCGACTACGGCAACACACGGGGCAAGAGGGGCCACGTCAAAAGGGGCGACAATCCTTCCTCGCCCTCCGACTCCGGGGGAAGCTCTAACTCGGAGGGGATGACGGAGAAGAAAGCGCGGACGTCGAAAAGGGTGGCGCGGAGGCGGAAAGGTGTCAGCGCACGGGAACGCAACGTCCGACGGCTGGAGAGCAACGAACGGGAACGGATGCGGATGCACTCGCTGAACGACGCCTTCCAAGACCTGCGCGAGGTCATCCCGCACGTCAACCTGGACCGCAAGCTGTCCAAGATCGAGACGCTGACGCTGGCCAAGAACTACATCAAGGCGCTGACCAACGTGATATGCGAGATCCGCGGGGAGAACGCCCCCTACCGACTGCCGGCCGTTAAAGACAACCTGCAGCCCGCCAAGAGTGGGGACGAAGCCAGTGACAATGAGGACAATGAGGATAATGAGGATAATGAGGATAATGAGGACGAGTCCATGAGTGTGGAATCGCTCCATCATCATCCCTCCTcagcctcctcctcctcgtcctcctccttctcccaCTTAGACCACAGCAGCAGCCTGGTTGCAGACTCCGACAACCAGTGA